A stretch of the Cytobacillus luteolus genome encodes the following:
- a CDS encoding bifunctional homocysteine S-methyltransferase/methylenetetrahydrofolate reductase has product MGLLEDLKTQILIADGAMGTLLYSHGISSCFEELNLLNNDEIQKIHEAYLQAGAKIIQTNTYGANYPKLARYGLEESVKEINIAGARIAKKAAKDKAYVLGTIGGIRSFKKNTISMDEIKRSFREQLFYLLSENIDGILLETFYDFEELKTLLSIARKETNKPIVTNVSLHEIGVLQDGTHLSDAFLELEELGADIVGLNCRLGPYHMIRSLEEVPVPKHSFLSVYPNASLPDYRDGRLVYETNESYFAESAIKFREQGARLIGGCCGTSPKHIEAMARTLKGLRPISEKIVKHRPIEVNSIPEPSDATPPLYETVKHRHSVIVELDPPKKLGISRFLEGAKALKEAGIDALTLADNSLASPRISNSAIGSIIKQEVNVKPLIHITCRDRNLIGLQSHLMGLHTLGMNEVLAVTGDPSKIGDFPGATSVYDLSSFDLISLIKQFNEGISYSGKSLGQKTNFSIAAAFNPNVRHLDKAVLRLEKKISCGAHYFITQPLYSENQILEVYEHTKHLKTPIYIGIMPLTSARNADFIHHEVPGITLSQTIRDRMNAVSHDPLASELEGLSIAKSLIDAAYDLFNGIYLITPFLRYEMTVELTKYIHAKQLVNAERRFING; this is encoded by the coding sequence ATGGGTTTACTTGAAGACCTAAAAACACAAATCTTAATAGCGGATGGAGCTATGGGTACCCTACTCTATTCACATGGAATCAGTAGCTGTTTTGAAGAGCTTAATCTTTTAAACAATGATGAAATACAAAAAATACATGAGGCCTACCTTCAAGCTGGCGCAAAGATCATCCAAACAAATACATATGGTGCCAATTATCCGAAACTTGCTAGATATGGATTAGAAGAATCTGTGAAAGAAATTAACATTGCCGGTGCACGCATAGCTAAAAAGGCTGCAAAAGATAAAGCTTATGTACTTGGAACAATAGGTGGAATTCGAAGCTTTAAGAAAAACACAATTTCAATGGACGAAATAAAGAGAAGCTTTCGTGAGCAATTATTTTACCTTCTCTCTGAAAATATAGATGGAATTTTACTAGAAACTTTTTACGACTTCGAAGAGTTAAAGACACTACTTTCCATTGCGCGAAAAGAAACAAATAAACCAATTGTTACAAACGTATCACTTCATGAAATTGGTGTCCTACAGGATGGAACACACTTGTCTGATGCATTCCTAGAGTTAGAGGAATTAGGTGCTGACATTGTTGGTTTAAACTGTAGATTAGGTCCCTATCATATGATTCGATCACTAGAGGAAGTTCCGGTCCCTAAGCATTCATTTTTATCTGTATATCCTAATGCTAGTTTGCCAGATTATCGTGATGGAAGACTAGTCTATGAAACAAATGAAAGCTACTTTGCTGAAAGTGCAATAAAGTTTAGAGAACAAGGGGCACGACTAATTGGTGGATGCTGTGGAACATCTCCAAAGCATATTGAAGCAATGGCTCGTACACTAAAAGGGCTCCGTCCAATTTCTGAAAAAATCGTTAAACATCGACCGATTGAAGTGAATAGTATTCCTGAACCATCTGATGCTACTCCCCCTCTCTATGAAACAGTAAAACATAGACATTCAGTCATTGTTGAGCTAGATCCTCCTAAAAAATTAGGGATTAGCAGGTTTCTTGAAGGGGCAAAAGCACTAAAGGAGGCTGGCATCGATGCACTTACACTTGCAGATAATTCTTTAGCTTCACCTAGAATTAGCAACTCGGCAATCGGTTCAATCATAAAGCAAGAAGTAAATGTTAAGCCTTTAATTCATATTACATGTAGGGATCGAAACCTTATTGGATTACAGTCACACTTAATGGGCTTACACACTCTTGGAATGAATGAGGTTTTGGCGGTAACGGGTGATCCTTCAAAAATCGGTGATTTCCCTGGTGCTACTTCCGTATATGATTTATCTTCATTTGACCTCATCAGCCTAATTAAACAGTTCAATGAAGGTATCTCTTACTCTGGTAAATCCTTAGGACAAAAAACAAATTTTTCAATTGCAGCCGCATTTAATCCAAATGTTCGTCACCTTGATAAAGCTGTTCTTCGTTTGGAAAAGAAAATCTCATGTGGAGCCCATTATTTTATCACACAACCTTTATATAGTGAAAACCAAATTCTAGAGGTGTATGAGCATACAAAACATCTAAAAACACCTATATATATAGGGATCATGCCTTTGACGAGTGCAAGAAATGCCGACTTCATACATCATGAAGTACCCGGCATTACATTATCACAGACAATTAGAGACCGTATGAATGCTGTTAGTCATGATCCACTCGCATCAGAACTTGAAGGACTTAGCATTGCAAAATCCCTCATTGATGCAGCTTATGATTTATTTAACGGAATTTACTTAATTACACCATTTTTACGTTATGAAATGACAGTAGAGCTAACAAAATATATACATGCAAAGCAGCTTGTGAATGCAGAGAGGCGGTTTATAAATGGCTAA